Sequence from the Hyalangium minutum genome:
CACGATGGTCGGCTCGAGCGGCCAGCCCAGGATGGTGGAGAGGATGATGGCGGGAGCGTAGATGGTGATGCCAGACGCAAGCCCGCGCTGGATGAGGAACAGGAAGGCGCCCAGCAAGCGCGTCTTCAGATCGAAGCGGGACTCCAGGTACTCGTAGGCGGTGTAGACCTTGAGCCGGTAGTAGATGGGGATGAACGCGGCGCTGATGATGACCGTGGCGAGCGGCAGTCCGAAGTAGAACTGCACGAAGCGCATCCCGTCCTCGTAGGCCTGGCCCGGGACGGAGAGGAAGGTGATGGCGCTGGCCTGGGTGGCCATGACCGACAGCGCCACGGTGGGCCAGCGCAGCTCGTAGCCCGCGCGGAGGTAGCCCTCCACGGTGCTCTCGCCGCGCGTCTTCCAGATGCCCCACCCCACGATGAACGCTGTTGTCCCAACGAGAACCAGCCAGTCGAGCAGTGTCACGCGTAGGCCCGGGTGAGCGCCCAGAACAGGGCGACGAGCAGGGCCAGGGTGCCCAGCACGAGGAGGTAGATGTTGCGCCAGGACCCGAGGAGGGGCGGCACGTCGTCGAGCTCGGGGCGCTCCGAGGAAGCAGGCGCGGCCGGCTCAGGAGACTTCGAAGGGGAGGTCATTGGGCGAGCAGGTTCGCGAGCAGCCGGTACGCGCCGGGCACACCCGCAGGGAGCTGACGGAAGAAGGCGATGCCCGTGTACGCAAAGCTCCCCTTGCCGTGGCGAGCCACGAGCAGGCCGCCGCGGAGGGGCTCCTCGCCGGGATCATTCATGGAGAACACGGGACGGTACTTCTCGTCCCACTTGGAGGCGAAGTAGAGCCCGCGCTCCTGGACCCAGCCCTGGAAGTCGGCGGGCCCCAGGCGGTTGGGAGCGCTCATGAGCGGCTCGACCAGGCTGATGGGCGTCATGGTGGCGGTCTCGTCCGTGACGCGGTCGCGGCCAATCTCCAGCGGATAGGGGCTGATGAGCCCGCTGAGCGGCCCCACGCGGCTGTTGGTGTTGTACTGGACGATGAGGCGCCCGCCCTGCTCGACGTACTTCAGGAGCCGGTCGCGGTGAAGCCCAAGGCGCGGCGTGGCGTTGAAGGCGCGCACGCCCACGAGGATGGCGTCGAAGCGCTCGAGCTTCTCGGAGGCCAGGCGCTCCTCGGGGAGGAGCGTCACCTCGTAGCCCACGGCGGCGAGGCTCTCGGCCACGCGATCTCCCGGCCCGGGGATGTAGCCGATGCGGCGCACCTTCGTGACGAGGGTGAAGGGAACCAGCTGGGCCTCCGACGGCTGGCGCACCGCTTGCGGCGGGATGTGGTCGTGGTTCACCTGGCGGACCCGCCAGGACTCGCTGCGCCCGCCGCTGTCCACGACGACGCGCAGGAGGCCCCGCTCGGTGGCGCCTTTGGGCGGGGTGAGCTGGAACTGAACGGTGCGCTCATCACCGCGGGCGCCGAGCTGGAAGGGAATCTCCGCGGGCTCCACCTTCCAGCCCTGCGGCACCTCGAGCCGGGCCTTGCCGGAGGCCTCGGCCTTGCCAGCGGCGAGGACCACCGAGACCGGCTGAGCCTTGCCGTTGGGGAACATGAGGACCTCGCGGTCGAGCGTCGCGGTGACAGCGGAGACGATCTCGAACGCCCGGTACAGCTCGCCGCGCACCGGATCGACCCAGGCGTAGACCACGGGCCGGACTCCGGTGAAGCGCTTGCCTCCGGCCTCGTACACGAAGGACACGGAGAGGGCGGGATCTCCCTCGGGGCGTCCGATGAGGGCACGGTCCGGCACCTCGAACAGCGCCGCCCCCGCGACCGGCTTGCGCAGCCAGTAGGGCGTGGAGATCGACGCCTCCTCCGGAAGCGCCACCGTCTTGGAGAGCTTGAACGGCGCGTTCACGGCCAGCTCGGTGCCCGCATCCACGGTCTCACCGCCCGGCAACGTCACACTCACCAGCTTGAGCGCGGCAGGCGAGCGGTTCAGCGCCATCAGGTTGAGCGCCACCTGGCTGCCCGGAACGGCCGAGGCCTCCGCCGCACGCGCTTCCAGGAACAGGCCCGCGCAAGCAGCCACGAGCGCCTCGGTCTCGCGCAGCTTGAGGGCCTTCCACGGGTGGTCCGCGGGCAGGGCCGAGATCGCCTCATGAACCCGCAGCAGCGCGGGGATGCTCTGGTGGGGCGCGCGGGGATCGAAGCCTCGCTGCGCCTCCTCGACGGCCTGGACGATCTTCTCGGTGCCCGGCCACCGGCGCCACGAGAACTCGAGCTTCTCGAAGGGATCCGAGACAGGGCGCGTCCCGGCGAGGGGCTGGAAGTACTCCAGCAGCGGTCCACGCTCGGCGGCCACACCGAAGCCCTGGCTCTTGTGCTGGCTGCGGCTCTCGGCGGCCACTTCGCCCCAGGAGCGGCCGAGAAGTGGGTCGAACCCACCGACATCAACCTTGGGGTACACCGACATGTCGGTGTTGGGCGGGAGGTCCCAGGAAGCGACGTTCTGCAGGAGCCGATCCGCCTTCCAGGGCTTGAGCGCTCCGAGCTGCTCGGGGAAGCGCTGGGGGTCGGCAGCGGCCTCGAAGGCCTCCTCCGCCAGCAGGGCCGAAGCCGTGTGCTGGCCATGGTTCGGCGGCCGGTTGCTGAAGCGGGTGACGATCGCATCCGGCTGGAAGCGGCGGATGGCGAGCACGACATCGGCCAGCACCTCGTCCTTGTTCCAGATGCGCAGCGTCTCCTCGGCGCTCTTGGAGTAGCCGAAGTCTCGCGCGCGGGTGAAGAGCTGCTCGGCGCCGTCGATGCGCCGGGCGGCGAGGAGCTCCTGGGTGCGGATGAGCCCGAGCAGCTCGTCCTGCTCGGTGCCGATGAGGTTCTGCCCCCCGTCTCCGCGTGTCAGGGAGAGGTACCCCGTGCGAATGCCGCGTCCGCTGGCGAGCCAGGCAAGAAAGCGCGTGTTCTCGTCATCGGGGTGGGCGGCCACATAGAGGACACTTCCCACCACACCGAGGCGCCGGAAGCCCGCAGCGAGTTCTCCCGCGTGAGGCTGCCGAGGCGCTTGTGCGAGGGCCGTCGACCCAACTCCGAGGCTCATGACCAGCATCGTTCCGAGAATGAGCAGGTTCCGCATTCGGGGGCGGACCCTAACAAAGAGCGCTGGGGCTCGGCCTCGAAAAGCCACGCTGTGCCCCTGCCCCGCCTCAGAAGATGTAATCCGTCGTGAGGAACGACGACTCGCGCTGGGTGAGGATGTTGTGGACCAGCGCCTTGTTCTCCGGCGTCGTCTTGGTCGCGACGATCGTCCGGATGGAGAACACGCGCAGCGCATCCGCCACCGAGAGCGTTCCCTCCGCCGAGTCCTTGCGCCCACTGAACGGGAACGTGTCCGGCCCGCGCTGGCACTGGGTGTTCAGGTTGATGCGGCCCACCTGGTTGGCGCACGAGTCGATCAGGTGCGCAATGCGCTTCGGATCCTTCCCGAACAGGCTCAGCTGCTGCCCGAACGGCGAGTCCACCACGTAGCGGATCGCCTCATCATCGTCCTCGAAGGGGATGATGGGGATCACCGGACCGAACTGCTCCTCGTAATACAGGCGCATCTTCGCGTTCACCGGAGACACCACCGCCGGGTAGAAGAACGAGCCGTGGATCTCTCCCCCGTTCGGGTTGAGCACCTGCGCCCCGTGCTGGAGCGCGTCATCCACCAGCCCCTTCAGGTACGCCGGCTTGCCCGGCTCCGGCAGCGGCGTGAGCGCCACGCCCGGCTCCCACGGCAGGCCCGGCTTCAGCTTCCCCACCGCGGCGATGAACTTCTCCAGGAAGGCCCCGAGGATCTTCTTGTGCACCAGCAGCGCCTTGAGCGCCGTGCACCGCTGGCCGTTGAAGGACAGCGAGCCCACGATGCACTCGTTCACCGTGTTCTCCAGGTCCGCGTCCTCCAGGATGATGGCCGGGTTCTTCGCGTCCAGGCCCAGCACCGCCTTGAGCCGGTGCGGCTTGGGGTGCATCTTCTTCAGCTCGCTCGCGCCCTGGTTGGTCCCGATGAACGCGAACACGTCCACCTTGCCGCTCTCCATCAGCGCGCCCACCGTCTCCCGGCCGCGCCCATAGATGATGTTGATGACGCCCGGCGGGAAGCTGTCGCGGAAGGCCTCCAGCAGCGGCCGGATGAGCAGCACGCCGAACTTGGCCGGCTTGAAGACCACCGTGTTGCCCATGATGAGCGCCGGGAAGAGCGTGCTGAACGTCTCGTTGAGCGGATAGTTGTAGGGCCCCATGCACAGGGCCACCCCGAACGGCACGCGGCGCACTTGCCCCAGGATGCCCTGCTCCTGGACGAACCGCGCCGAGTTGCGATCCAGCTCCTTCAGCGCATGGATGGTGTCGACCAGGTAGTCCTTCGTCCGGTCGAACTCCTTCTCCGCATCCTTCTGCGTCTTGCCGATCTCCCACATCAGCAGGTTCACCACCTGCTGCCGCTTCTCTTGCATGTGGACGATGAAGCGCTCCACGTGCTCGATGCGCTCGGCCACCCGCATGGTGGGCCACACGCCACGGCCCAGGTCATACGCCCGCACCGCCGCGTCGAGCGCCGCCAGCGACTCCTTGGAGGTGAGCAGCGGCGTGGCGCCGATGACCTTCTGCTCCAGTCCCTTCTCCGTCTTCACGCACACGGGGCTGCGGACCGGCGCCAAGTCTCCCTCCCAGATGAGGAGCTTGCCGTCGACGAGGTACTCACGTTGCTCGGTGTGCTCGGGAATGCGGGCGGAGGCCGGGACCTCGGCCGAGAAGAGATTTTCGAACGTGTTCGACATAGAGGCTCCCCAAATAATCGGGCGAGAAACGCACCGCCGAGCATTCTGTCATGGGGAGCCCCTCAAGGCTCGTCGTGCCGCCGCTACCGCACCTGGATGGCGTCAGCGATGACGTAGGAGCCCGCCGTGGTCCAGCGGCTCAGCTGCACCTTGTTCCACCCCGCCGTGAAGCTCCACGTGCCGAGCGTGTTCCACTTGCCACCGTTGAGCTGCTGATTCACGTTCACCGTGGCCAGCTTGGTGCCAGACGCGTTCGAGACGATGAACGGCGCCGTCGTGGAGCGGTCCGAGGCCGCCGTCCACCACGCATCGATCGTCTTGGTCGCCGCCGCGGGCAGGTAGAACCAGAACGTCGCCGGCTCGGACAGAGCCGCCGTCGGGGACGCGTAGTATCCCGAGCCGTAGTAGCCCGCCACGTTCGTGGACGAGGTCCAGCTGGTGCCCGCCAGCTCGATGTAGCCCTTGGAGGTGTCGTTGTTGGCGTTGTTGCTGTCGATGACCAGTCCCGCAGGCGTCGTGGAGCCAGTCCACAGATACGTCACGGTGACCCAGTCGTTGTTGCTCATTCCCAGGTCGTACCAGAACGTCCCATCCGCGAGGTCGATGCCCGCGGGGTTCGCAGGACGGCGGCCGAACTGATCCAGCCCTCCGTTGTAGTTGTTCTCGTACGCGGCCTGAGACTCGGGCTTGCCCTGCGGCAGGTCCTTCCACATCTCGCGGACGCTCGAGAGGTTCCAGTAGTCGTCCTTCGTGTTCCAGGGGCCGATGTCCCAAACGGAGGCCGTGGTGCACTTGCCCGTCACCGAGTAGCACACGCGCACCTGGTACTCGTTGCCGCCGTTGCTCGCCAGTGCCCGGCGCGACGGCAGCGCCACGAAGCGATCACTCGTCTTGATGACATGGCCGTTGGCCGTGGTGCCACCCACCAGGCCCTCGCGCGTGGCGTAGACCCGGTAGCTCAGCGCCGCCAGCGGCTGGTAGCCGGCCTGGGCGGTGACGCCCTCCAGCGTGCCCTCCAGCTGGACCTCCTGCACCGAGGGCCCGCGGCCGTGCTCATCCGCCGTGAGCGCGAGCCGGACCTGCACCTCCGAGCCGGCCACCGGCAGCCGCATGGCCTCACCCGCGCTGGAGGTGCTCCACTCGCTCCAGCCGCCGTGGGGCGTCCGCACGCGGACATCGACCTCGACGCTCATCCCCGGCTCGGCCTTCGTCTGCAGCACCGGGCGCACCGTGTCCACGGGCTGCTCCAGCGTGCGAGCCGGGAACGTATAGAGGCCCATGAGCCGCATCTGCCCCTCTGGGCGACGCATGACGGCGTAGGGCTCGAACAGCAGGCCATCGCGGGTGCGCACGAGCTCGCCCGTGCCCTCACCGGTAGCGAGTTCCTCCGCCCAGCTCACGGCGGCGGGGCTCTGCGGAGCGCGGAGAGACGCCTGGGTGGGCTCCGGGGCCGCCTCGGCCAGCGCGGCACTGGCCGAGAGAGAAGCTCCCAACATCATTGTCAGCAGGGTGGACCGCCACTTCGAGCGCATGAATGAACTCCTTGGGGGGAACAAGGGATTTTCCGTCTTCACTGTTTGTTTTGATTCACAGCAAATTCTTAGAATTCGCTTCTTTCTAGATGAGAGCCCGAGCGGTCCGCTGTCCACAAGAAAAGAGAATCCTCCTCCGACCTGCTATCAGGACGCCCCGTGACGTCCTCGTTCTCGAGCGCCTGGCTCCGCGGAGATCCGCGGGCTCTCTCCTTCCTTCCGGATCGCTTCCGCCACCGCGCCTCCCGCGCCGAGGCAGTGGCTGCGGCCGCCTCTCGCGCGGTGTCCCCCGCGCTGCTGGACGTGCTCGTGGCCCAGAATGCACGGCTCGCGCCGAGCCCCGCCCGTGAGCGCCACCTGGAGCTGCTCGGCCGCCCTGGCACCGTTGCCGTGGTGACGGGGCAACAGGTGGGACTCTTCCTGGGGCCCCTCTTCACGCTCTACAAGGCGGCCTCGGCCATCACCGCCGCCCGGGCCCTCACGGAAGAGACGGGCCGGCCCTGCGTCCCCATCTTCTGGCTGCAGACCGAGGACCACGATCTCCCCGAGATCGATCACTGCCTCACCCCGCGCGGCACTGGCGAGCCCCTGCGCTCGGCCCTGGAGCACCCAGACGCGGCCACCTCGCGGGCTCCCGTGGCCTACCGTCGCCTGGGGGAGAACGTCACCCGCGCCCTGACGGCCCTGCGCGCCGAGCTGGGTCGGGAGTCCCTCGCAGCTGAGCACCTGGAGCTGCTGGAGCGGGCCTATCGCCCTGAGGCCCCGATGGTGGAGGCCTTCGCTCAGGTCCTCTCTGCCATCTTCGCGGACGAGGGGCTCGTGTTCCTCGATCCGCGCGACGCACGTCTGGCGCCGCTCGCCGCGCCGATCCACCGCAGAGCCATCGAGGAAGCCTCGGCCATCGCCTCCGCGCTCGCCGAGCGGGGCAACGCCCTCACCGAGGCTGGCTTCTCCGAGCAGGTCCACATCCGTCCGGGCTCGCCGCTCAGCTTCTTCTCTCCAGAGGGCCCCGAGGGTGCGCGCTACCGGCTCGACCCCACCGCGCCCGGCAGTTGGAGCCTCGTCAGCCACCCGGAGGGCGCGTCCGTGACGACAGCCGAGCTCCTCGGCTGGCTCGAACGTGAGCCGCTCCGCTTCACGACCTCGGCCCTGGTGCGTCCTCTCCTCCAGGACACGTGGCTACCCACGGCCGCGTACGTCGGAGGCCCCGGAGAGATCGCCTACTTCGCCCAGCTCGCGCCGCTCTACCAGCACCTGGGGCTCCCGATGCCGCTCGTGGTGCCACGAGCCCGGTTCCGGGTGCTCGACGACCGCACGCGCAGCCTGCTCGACAAGCTGGGCCTCTCCCCGGACGACGTGAGCACGCCACGTGACGAGCTGCTGGCCCGCCTCGCCGCCCGGAGCGCAGGGGAAGGCTTCGATCCCCCCGAGGCCGTCGAGGCCCGGCTCATGGGTGCCCTGGCCCCCGAGCTCTCCCGCCTCGGCGAGCGCATGGCCACGCTCGACCCGAGCTTCGCCCATGCCATCGAGCGCACCGAGGAGAGCGTCCGGACTGCCCTCTCGCGCCTCGTGGCCAAGTACGGGCGCGCCGTCGCCCAGCGGGATCAAGTCACCGTCGAGCGCTTGGATCGGCTGCGGACGTACCTCGTCCCGCAGGGCGCGCCGCAGGAGCGCATCTACAGCCTCCCCTACTACGCGTGCCGCTTCGGGACCCGCGGCTTCACCCGGCTCGTGCTCGAGGCATGTGAGCCCTTCTCTGGAGAACTGAAGGACCTGAAGCCATGACCGCGACCGGCCCCAGCTATGGCCTCGATGTGCTCGCGTTCGGGCCTCACCCCGATGATGTGGAGCTCTTCTGCGGAGGGCTCTTGGCGAGCCTGGCCAGCCGGGGCTACCGCACGGGCATCGTCGACCTAACGCGCGGGGAGAAGAGCTCCCGAGGCACGCCCGAGACCCGCGCCGCGGAGACCGAGGCCGCCTCGCGAGTGCTGGGCCTCTCGATGCGGGAGAACCTGGGCCTGCCCGATGGCTGGGTCACGCCGTGGGCTGGCTTCGAGGGACATGACACCGAGGGTGCAGTGACGGCCCCCGTGGCCCGGGTGGTCGAGGTTCTCCGGCGGCTGCGCCCCGAGCTCGTCATCGCCCCCTGGGAGAAGGAGCGCCACCCGGATCACGAGGCCACCAGCGCGCTCGTGACGCGCGCCCTGTTCTTCGCGTCCGTCCGCAAGTTCGAGACGGAGCCGCCCTCGGAGTCCTTCACCCCGAGACAGGTCCTCTATTACCCGATGCGGCACCTGGCCGAACCGAGCGTGGTCATCGACGTGACCGCAGCCTTCGAGCGCAAGCAGGAGGCGATCCTCTGCTATGCGAGCCAGGTGCAGCCCCGCGCGGACGCTCCGCCTACCCTGGTGGGCTCGCCGCTGTCGCTCAGCTCGCTCGAGGCGCGTGACCGCTTCTACGGCGCTCAGATTGGCGTGGCCTACGGCGAGCCCTACGTGCTCCGGGAGACCCTGGGCCTGGCCGATCCGGTGGATCACTTCCGCCGGAATAGCTTCGCCCGGCCGCTGTTCTTCCCCGAGCGCCGATGACTGACCGCCTGAACCTGGCCATTACCTGTTTCCCTACCTTTGGAGGCAGTGGCCTCATCGCGACCGAGATCGGTCTGGCGATGGCGGAGCGCGGCCACCGCGTCCACTTCATCGCGCGTGATGTGCCCGTGCGCCTGCGCGGCACGCACCCGCAGATCCTCTTCCACGAGGTGACGGAGAGCGACTACCCGGCGCTCCAGCACTCGGGGACGTACCCGCTGGCGCTCGCGTCCAAGATGATCGAGGTGGCCAGCTACGAGTCCCTGGACATCCTGCACGTGCACTACGCCGTGCCCCACGCCACGGCGGCGTGGATGGCTCGCGAGGTGCTCGGGCCCAAGGCGCCGCGCATCGTGACGACGCTGCACGGCACGGACACGACGCTCATCGGCACGGATCCCAGCTACCTGCCCATCACGCGCTTCTCCATCCTGCGCAGCGATGCGGTGACGGTGCCCTCCGCATACCTCCGCCGGGCGACCTGGGAGGGCTTTGGCATCCCGGAGACCTTCCCCATCGAGGTCATCGCCAACTTCGTGGACACGGTGCGTTACGCGCCCGTGCGCTCGCGAGCCTGCCTGCGGCCGATCTTCCCAGACCTGGCGGACACGGAGCCCGTGCTCATCCACGTCTCGAACTTCCGGCCGGTCAAGCGCATTGGCGATGTGGTGGCCACCTTCGCCGAGGTCCACCGTCAGCGGCCGAGCCGGCTGATCATGATCGGAGACGGCCCCGAGCG
This genomic interval carries:
- a CDS encoding PIG-L family deacetylase, with protein sequence MSLGVGSTALAQAPRQPHAGELAAGFRRLGVVGSVLYVAAHPDDENTRFLAWLASGRGIRTGYLSLTRGDGGQNLIGTEQDELLGLIRTQELLAARRIDGAEQLFTRARDFGYSKSAEETLRIWNKDEVLADVVLAIRRFQPDAIVTRFSNRPPNHGQHTASALLAEEAFEAAADPQRFPEQLGALKPWKADRLLQNVASWDLPPNTDMSVYPKVDVGGFDPLLGRSWGEVAAESRSQHKSQGFGVAAERGPLLEYFQPLAGTRPVSDPFEKLEFSWRRWPGTEKIVQAVEEAQRGFDPRAPHQSIPALLRVHEAISALPADHPWKALKLRETEALVAACAGLFLEARAAEASAVPGSQVALNLMALNRSPAALKLVSVTLPGGETVDAGTELAVNAPFKLSKTVALPEEASISTPYWLRKPVAGAALFEVPDRALIGRPEGDPALSVSFVYEAGGKRFTGVRPVVYAWVDPVRGELYRAFEIVSAVTATLDREVLMFPNGKAQPVSVVLAAGKAEASGKARLEVPQGWKVEPAEIPFQLGARGDERTVQFQLTPPKGATERGLLRVVVDSGGRSESWRVRQVNHDHIPPQAVRQPSEAQLVPFTLVTKVRRIGYIPGPGDRVAESLAAVGYEVTLLPEERLASEKLERFDAILVGVRAFNATPRLGLHRDRLLKYVEQGGRLIVQYNTNSRVGPLSGLISPYPLEIGRDRVTDETATMTPISLVEPLMSAPNRLGPADFQGWVQERGLYFASKWDEKYRPVFSMNDPGEEPLRGGLLVARHGKGSFAYTGIAFFRQLPAGVPGAYRLLANLLAQ
- the bshB1 gene encoding bacillithiol biosynthesis deacetylase BshB1 produces the protein MTATGPSYGLDVLAFGPHPDDVELFCGGLLASLASRGYRTGIVDLTRGEKSSRGTPETRAAETEAASRVLGLSMRENLGLPDGWVTPWAGFEGHDTEGAVTAPVARVVEVLRRLRPELVIAPWEKERHPDHEATSALVTRALFFASVRKFETEPPSESFTPRQVLYYPMRHLAEPSVVIDVTAAFERKQEAILCYASQVQPRADAPPTLVGSPLSLSSLEARDRFYGAQIGVAYGEPYVLRETLGLADPVDHFRRNSFARPLFFPERR
- the bshA gene encoding N-acetyl-alpha-D-glucosaminyl L-malate synthase BshA — encoded protein: MTDRLNLAITCFPTFGGSGLIATEIGLAMAERGHRVHFIARDVPVRLRGTHPQILFHEVTESDYPALQHSGTYPLALASKMIEVASYESLDILHVHYAVPHATAAWMAREVLGPKAPRIVTTLHGTDTTLIGTDPSYLPITRFSILRSDAVTVPSAYLRRATWEGFGIPETFPIEVIANFVDTVRYAPVRSRACLRPIFPDLADTEPVLIHVSNFRPVKRIGDVVATFAEVHRQRPSRLIMIGDGPERSPAERKLRELGLEGRVAFLGKQDQFVELLGAADVFLLPSEQESFGLAALEALSCGVPVVATTIGGIPELVDLGETGLLSPVGDVEGMARHVLSLVSDRERWTAFSRRARERVLERFRQDPAIDRYEALYRRLVASGSGR
- a CDS encoding NADP-dependent glyceraldehyde-3-phosphate dehydrogenase, producing the protein MSNTFENLFSAEVPASARIPEHTEQREYLVDGKLLIWEGDLAPVRSPVCVKTEKGLEQKVIGATPLLTSKESLAALDAAVRAYDLGRGVWPTMRVAERIEHVERFIVHMQEKRQQVVNLLMWEIGKTQKDAEKEFDRTKDYLVDTIHALKELDRNSARFVQEQGILGQVRRVPFGVALCMGPYNYPLNETFSTLFPALIMGNTVVFKPAKFGVLLIRPLLEAFRDSFPPGVINIIYGRGRETVGALMESGKVDVFAFIGTNQGASELKKMHPKPHRLKAVLGLDAKNPAIILEDADLENTVNECIVGSLSFNGQRCTALKALLVHKKILGAFLEKFIAAVGKLKPGLPWEPGVALTPLPEPGKPAYLKGLVDDALQHGAQVLNPNGGEIHGSFFYPAVVSPVNAKMRLYYEEQFGPVIPIIPFEDDDEAIRYVVDSPFGQQLSLFGKDPKRIAHLIDSCANQVGRINLNTQCQRGPDTFPFSGRKDSAEGTLSVADALRVFSIRTIVATKTTPENKALVHNILTQRESSFLTTDYIF
- the bshC gene encoding bacillithiol biosynthesis cysteine-adding enzyme BshC; its protein translation is MTSSFSSAWLRGDPRALSFLPDRFRHRASRAEAVAAAASRAVSPALLDVLVAQNARLAPSPARERHLELLGRPGTVAVVTGQQVGLFLGPLFTLYKAASAITAARALTEETGRPCVPIFWLQTEDHDLPEIDHCLTPRGTGEPLRSALEHPDAATSRAPVAYRRLGENVTRALTALRAELGRESLAAEHLELLERAYRPEAPMVEAFAQVLSAIFADEGLVFLDPRDARLAPLAAPIHRRAIEEASAIASALAERGNALTEAGFSEQVHIRPGSPLSFFSPEGPEGARYRLDPTAPGSWSLVSHPEGASVTTAELLGWLEREPLRFTTSALVRPLLQDTWLPTAAYVGGPGEIAYFAQLAPLYQHLGLPMPLVVPRARFRVLDDRTRSLLDKLGLSPDDVSTPRDELLARLAARSAGEGFDPPEAVEARLMGALAPELSRLGERMATLDPSFAHAIERTEESVRTALSRLVAKYGRAVAQRDQVTVERLDRLRTYLVPQGAPQERIYSLPYYACRFGTRGFTRLVLEACEPFSGELKDLKP